In Aspergillus oryzae RIB40 DNA, chromosome 6, one genomic interval encodes:
- the trm61 gene encoding tRNA 1-methyladenosine methyltransferase subunit GCD14 (tRNA(1-methyladenosine) methyltransferase, subunit GCD14), with protein MHSPFLTPGSRSQLDNLALLQLRRDQTIPTILQLHDEKNGGYKEGKVTNTRFGSFPHITLCDQPWGSQIIASKVDTGSRGRTQKMKRKADELDSSTQAEDKPSPQTPVAASSGFLHLLYPTPELWTASLPHRTQVVYTPDYSYILHRLRARPGSTVIEAGAGSGSFTHASVRAVFNGYPSDDQPTKKRRLGKVCSFEFHAQRAEKVRVEVNQHGLDGLVEVTHRDVYEDGFLLGDPKTGKSPKANAIFLDLPAPWLALKHLVRNPPEGTESPLDPTSPVYICTFSPCLEQVQRTISTLRQLGWLGISMVEVNNRRIEVKRERVGLDLGNIRGTVVFPKSVDEAVERTRALEERAQLFRATQNQSDGDSTPAPKAENEAKGGQQESEVPVYKQGRVMTRSELDLKNHTSYLVFAILPREWTEEDEKRCREKWPSNRVQEPQGPQKSKKQLKRESREKRDLQRKEQSQPETESQKE; from the coding sequence ATGCATTCCCCCTTTTTAACCCCCGGCTCACGGTCGCAACTCGACAATCTTGCTCTGCTTCAACTCCGCAGAGATCAGACGATCCCGACGATTCTCCAGCTCCATGACGAAAAGAACGGAGGATATaaggaaggaaaagtcaCCAACACCCGCTTCGGCTCATTTCCGCATATCACGCTTTGCGATCAACCATGGGGCTCACAGATCATCGCATCCAAGGTAGACACGGGGTCCCGGGGCCGTACGCAGAAGATGAAACGGAAAGCGGACGAGCTGGATTCGTCCACCCAGGCCGAAGATAAGCCTTCTCCGCAGACCCCAGTGGCAGCCTCCAGCGGTTTCCTTCACCTCCTTTACCCCACACCAGAACTATGGACCGCGTCGCTCCCTCATCGTACTCAAGTCGTTTATACACCGGACTACAGCTACATCCTCCATCGGTTACGCGCGCGTCCTGGAAGTACCGTAATTGAAGCGGGAGCTGGAAGTGGCTCTTTCACCCATGCCTCCGTGCGGGCAGTGTTCAATGGATATCCTTCAGATGATCAACCGACGAAAAAGAGAAGGCTTGGCAAAGTCTGCAGTTTTGAATTTCACGCGCAGCGGGCGGAGAAGGTTCGCGTGGAGGTGAACCAGCATGGCCTCGATGGACTGGTGGAGGTAACACACCGTGATGTCTATGAGGATGGGTTCCTCCTCGGGGACCCGAAGACAGGCAAATCCCCAAAGGCGAATGCGATTTTCCTTGAtctgcctgctccttggCTAGCTCTTAAGCATCTCGTTCGCAACCCACCCGAGGGTACGGAATCACCGCTTGATCCTACATCCCCGGTCTATATATGTACATTCTCTCCCTGTCTTGAACAGGTACAGCGTACTATCAGCACACTCCGCCAATTGGGCTGGTTGGGAATATCAATGGTGGAAGTCAACAACCGTAGAATCGAGGTCAAGCGAGAACGAGTTGGGTTAGATCTCGGGAACATTCGCGGAACAGTGGTCTTCCCCAAATCCGTTGACGAAGCGGTTGAGAGAACGCGTGCCCTTGAGGAACGTGCCCAGTTGTTCCGTGCAACGCAGAATCAAAGTGACGGCGACAGCACCCCTGCCCCTAAAGCTGAAAATGAGGCAAAGGGTGGCCAGCAAGAATCTGAGGTCCCAGTGTATAAGCAGGGTCGTGTGATGACCAGGTCAGAATTGGACCTTAAGAATCATACATCTTACCTTGTCTTTGCTATTTTGCCTCGGGAATGgacggaggaggatgaaaagCGCTGCCGTGAGAAATGGCCGTCAAACCGGGTGCAGGAACCGCAGGGACCACAAAAGAGTAAGAAGCAACTGAAAAGGGAATCAAGGGAGAAACGCGACctgcaaagaaaagagcaaagtCAACCGGAGACGGAGTCCCAAAAGGAATAG